The following DNA comes from Nitrogeniibacter aestuarii.
GCCAGCGAGAGGATCTCGATACCCATCAGCTTGCCGGCGCCGAACAGCTCGCGCACGATGCCCAGGGCGATCAGCATGGCGCTGTAGCCCAGGCCGTTGCCGATGCCGTCCATGAACGACAGGAAGGGCGGGTTCTGCATGGCAAAGGCCTCTGCACGGCCCATCACGATGCAGTTGGTGATGATCAGGCCCACGAACACCGACAGCTGCTTGGCGAGGCTGAAGGCATAGGCCTTGAGGATCTGATCCACCACGATCACCAGCGAGGCGATGATCACCATCTGCACGATCATGCGGATGGAACCCGGAATCTGCGACCGGATCATCGAGATGAACAGGTTCGAGAACGCGGTCACCAGGGTGAGCGCGATGGACATCACCAGCGCGGTCTTGAGATTCGACGTGACCGCCAGTGCGGAGCAGATGCCGAGGATCTGAAGACCGATCGGGTTGTTGTTGAAGACCGGATTGAACAGGACTTCCTTGACGGTTGGGTTTGCCATGGTCAGACACCCTCCTGTGCGCGCAGTTTGGCCAGATACGGGCCGAAGCCCTGCTCACCGAGCCAGAATTGGAGCAAACGATCGACGCCCTTGCTGGTCAGGGTGGCGCCGGCGAGGGCGTCCACCTGATGCTCGGCGTTGGGGCTGGACGGATCGACGCCGCCCTTGACGATGTGGATGACCGGCTCGCCCGACGCGTTGTAGAGCTTCTTGCCGGGCCACAGGCCCCTCCACTTGGGATTGTCCACCTCGCCGCCCAGACCCGGGGTCTCGGCATGCTGGTAGAAGCCCAGACCGACCACGGTATTGAGGTCCTTCTCCAGGGCGATGAAACCGTGGAGCGTGGACCACAGGCCGTAGCCGCGGATGGGCAGGATCACCGACTTGAGCTGGCCGTTCTCTTCCACCGTATAGACCGTGGTGTAGCGCTCACGGCGCTTGATGAGGGCCGGATCGTCTTCGAGTGGTTCGGACAGCTTCGGGTCGCGGGCGGCCTTCAGGTTGTCGAACTGGGTCGGGTCGAACTGGTCGGTGTACTCGCCGGTCTCGAGGTCGAGCACATGAGGCGTGATCTGCTGGTCGAAGAGGTTCTTCACCTCGGTGCGGCTCAGCGTGCCTTCACCGATGCCGGCGATCGACAGGATCGAGCGCTGCTTGTCGAGCAGGCGGTTTTCCACCTGCACCGGCTTGAGCGACACGGCGGCGCCAGCCACGAACACCGAGCTGACCAGGGAGACCGCGAGGGCCACCATCACCGTCTTGCTGGTTGATTCCTTATTGGACATTCCGGGCGAGCCTCCGCTTGATGTTGGCCTGCACAACGAAGTGATCGATGAGCGGGGCGCACAGGTTGCCGAAGAGGATGGCAAGCATCATGCCTTCCGGGAAGGCCGGGTTGGCCACGCGGATCATCACGGCCATGCCGCCGATGATTGCGCCGAAGATCCACTTGCCGGTATTGGTCATGGAGGCCGACACCGGGTCGGTGGCCATGAACATCATGCCGAAGGCGAAGCCGCCCATCACCAGATGCCAGTGCCAGGGAATGGCGAAGGCCGCGTTGGTGTCGGAGCCGATGGCGTTGAACATGAGGCTGATGCCGATCATGCCGAGCATGACGCCGGCGACGATGCGCCAGGCGGCAATCTTCATGACCAGCAGAATCAGGCCGCCAATGAAGATGGCCAGGGTGCTGGTCTCGCCCATGGAGCCGGGCATGACGCCCATGAAGGCATCCGTCCAGCTCAGGGTGGCGGTGATGGCATCGACGCCACCGGCGGCACCCTGGGACAGCGGGGTGGCGCTGGTGAAGCCATCGACCGCCGTCCACACCGCATCACCCGACATCTGCGCCGGGTAGGCGAAGAACAGGAAGGCGCGGCCAGCCAGCGCGGGGTTGAGGAAGTTCTTGCCCGTACCGCCGAACACTTCCTTGCCGATCACCACCCCGAAGCTGATGCCCAAGGCGACCTGCCACAGGGGAATGCTCGGCGGCAGGGTGAGGGCGAAGAGGATGGAAGTGACGAAGAAGCCTTCATTGACCTCATGCCGGCGAATGGACGCAAACAGCACTTCCCAGAAGCCGCCGACCACGAAGGTGACCAGATACACCGGTAGGAAGTACATGGCCCCGTGGATCATGTTGTCCCACACGCTGCCCGGGTTGAAGGCGGTCAGCGCGCTGATGAGCGCCAGACGCCAGCCCTCCTGGGCGGCCATGAGATCCGGGTTGGCCGCCAGCGCACTGTTGGCCTGGTAGCCGATGTTCCACATGCCGAAGAACATGGCGGGGAACACGCACAGCCAGACGGTGATCATCATGCGCTTGAGGTCGAGACCGTCGCGCACATGGGCAGTGGTCCGGGTGACGGCCTTGGGGCGGTAGAAAATGGTGTCGACCGCTTCATACAGGGCGTACCACTTCTCGTGGCGACCGCCCTTTTCAAACTCGTGCTCGATTGAGTCGAGGAACTTGCGCAGACTCATCGATCAACCCTCCTTCTCGATGCGGGCCAGGTTATCCCGCAGGATGGGGCCGTATTCATACTTGCCGGCGCACACGTAGGTGCACAGGGCCAGGTCTTCCTCGGCCACTTCCAGGGCGCCGAGCTTCTGGGCCATTTCCACGTCGCCGACGACCAGATAGCGCAGCAGTTGCGTGGCCAGGATGTCCAGCGGCATCACTTCCTCGTAGTTGCCAACCGGCACCATGGCGCGCGGGCTGCCGTTGGTGGAGGTGGTCATGGGGATGCGGCGGGCACGGTTCAGTGCCGAGGTGAAGATGTTGAGCACCGAGTGCTTGTTGGTGCCGGCGCGCAGGTAGTGCATGAATTCGCGGTGGTCGCCTTCTTCAAGACAGCTAACCTGTTGCTCGTACGGGCCGAGGTAGGCCATGGCGTCGCGCGCCGTGCGGCCGCCGAACACCGAGCCCGAAATGATGCGGCTGTGGCTGGTGGTCAGCTGCTCGTCGGTGAGCTGGGCGAGGCTGGCGCCCACGCGGGTGCGGACCAGGCGCGGCTGTTTCACTACCGGCCCGGCCAGCGCTACGATGCGCTCGACCGACAACTCACCCGTGGTGAACAGCTTGCCGATGGCGGCCACGTCCTGCGCACCCACATGCCAGGCGCTGCGGGTCTCACTCACCGGCGCCAGGAAATGGATGTGCGTCCCGGGCAGGCCGGCCGGGTGCGGGCCGTCGAAGGTGGCGCGGCTGATCCGGGCGTGGCCCTCGGGCACCGGAACGTTGGAGCCGGGCGCTGTCGTGACCCACACCTTGCCGTCGGTCAGGCGGGCAAGCACACGCAAGCCGTGGGCAAAATCCTCGGCTTGCGCGGCCAGCACCACCGACATGTCCGGCGCCAGCGGATTCGTGTCCATGGCGGGCACGATGATGGCGGCCGGACGGCTCTGGGGATCGGGGATCTTGGCGAAGGGCCGTTGGCGCAGCATGGGCCACAGGCCCGCAGCGCACATCTGCTCGACCACGGTCTCGGGCGTGAGGCTGTCGAGGCTGGCGGCATCGTGGCGGGTGAAGGCTTCGGCCTCTTCCGGCGCGTCGATGCGGATCACGACCGACTGCAGCGCCCGGCGGGCGCCACGATGGATGGCGACGACTTCACCGCTGGCCGGAGCGGTGAACAGCACGCCGGGCAGTTTCTTGTGTT
Coding sequences within:
- a CDS encoding NADH:ubiquinone reductase (Na(+)-transporting) subunit D encodes the protein MANPTVKEVLFNPVFNNNPIGLQILGICSALAVTSNLKTALVMSIALTLVTAFSNLFISMIRSQIPGSIRMIVQMVIIASLVIVVDQILKAYAFSLAKQLSVFVGLIITNCIVMGRAEAFAMQNPPFLSFMDGIGNGLGYSAMLIALGIVRELFGAGKLMGIEILSLAKDGGWYVPNGLLLLPPSAFFLIGLIIWGIRTWKKNQVEEPTFKIAPQVANQEVH
- a CDS encoding Na(+)-translocating NADH-quinone reductase subunit C translates to MSNKESTSKTVMVALAVSLVSSVFVAGAAVSLKPVQVENRLLDKQRSILSIAGIGEGTLSRTEVKNLFDQQITPHVLDLETGEYTDQFDPTQFDNLKAARDPKLSEPLEDDPALIKRRERYTTVYTVEENGQLKSVILPIRGYGLWSTLHGFIALEKDLNTVVGLGFYQHAETPGLGGEVDNPKWRGLWPGKKLYNASGEPVIHIVKGGVDPSSPNAEHQVDALAGATLTSKGVDRLLQFWLGEQGFGPYLAKLRAQEGV
- a CDS encoding NADH:ubiquinone reductase (Na(+)-transporting) subunit B, whose product is MSLRKFLDSIEHEFEKGGRHEKWYALYEAVDTIFYRPKAVTRTTAHVRDGLDLKRMMITVWLCVFPAMFFGMWNIGYQANSALAANPDLMAAQEGWRLALISALTAFNPGSVWDNMIHGAMYFLPVYLVTFVVGGFWEVLFASIRRHEVNEGFFVTSILFALTLPPSIPLWQVALGISFGVVIGKEVFGGTGKNFLNPALAGRAFLFFAYPAQMSGDAVWTAVDGFTSATPLSQGAAGGVDAITATLSWTDAFMGVMPGSMGETSTLAIFIGGLILLVMKIAAWRIVAGVMLGMIGISLMFNAIGSDTNAAFAIPWHWHLVMGGFAFGMMFMATDPVSASMTNTGKWIFGAIIGGMAVMIRVANPAFPEGMMLAILFGNLCAPLIDHFVVQANIKRRLARNVQ
- a CDS encoding Na(+)-translocating NADH-quinone reductase subunit A; this translates as MQFKLKKGLDLPITGVPEQRIYDAPPVQHVAVVGADYIDLKPTMRVAEGDRVKRGQPLFEHKKLPGVLFTAPASGEVVAIHRGARRALQSVVIRIDAPEEAEAFTRHDAASLDSLTPETVVEQMCAAGLWPMLRQRPFAKIPDPQSRPAAIIVPAMDTNPLAPDMSVVLAAQAEDFAHGLRVLARLTDGKVWVTTAPGSNVPVPEGHARISRATFDGPHPAGLPGTHIHFLAPVSETRSAWHVGAQDVAAIGKLFTTGELSVERIVALAGPVVKQPRLVRTRVGASLAQLTDEQLTTSHSRIISGSVFGGRTARDAMAYLGPYEQQVSCLEEGDHREFMHYLRAGTNKHSVLNIFTSALNRARRIPMTTSTNGSPRAMVPVGNYEEVMPLDILATQLLRYLVVGDVEMAQKLGALEVAEEDLALCTYVCAGKYEYGPILRDNLARIEKEG